One genomic region from Bacteroidales bacterium encodes:
- a CDS encoding OmpA family protein yields the protein MIPLNKIYHWALLAVIILCAITADAQELSTTSRKAIKYFEEGRSNFTLMYYPQARADLQKAIAADEGFLEAYLLLADVYKATDEPGQALEIYKKVVAIDQSHLYPEASFFTGVIYYQEAEYSTAVTYFEKFLSAPGAAQARIADADYFLRCALFAEKAVANPVPFSPVNIGTGINTAGDEYINAVRADELTLYFTGRQIGTDGKKEGDDFYYSVRSADTMPWPASVKLGPPINTPGDEGALTISWDGGNLLFAGCHWDDGYGSCDIYASRLSGNRATPPVNLGPVINTAKWESQPSLAADGRTLYFASTRGGGYGNSDIWCSRLLDDGSWSTPENLGAVINTSGSEMAPFIHPDGQTLYFSSDRHIGMGGIDLYVSRADSMGQWSAPVNLGFPINTAADEINIIVTASGRKAYISADRLGGMGGYDIFEFPLHESIRPQPATYAKGKVTDAVTHAPLEAYFSLTDLLYKKEIVRSFSDAATGEFIVCIPANRHYALNVSRKGYLFYSESISISGLATELEPHLINIALQPIEAGETMVLRNIFFDTDKYDLKETSVVELEHLVAFLKNNPGIGVQISGHTDSIGSVDYNLTLSRNRAKAVVDYLTDQNIAPKRLTFQGYADQHPVADNTTEQGRALNRRTEVTILSVD from the coding sequence GTGATTCCACTAAACAAAATATACCATTGGGCGCTTTTGGCTGTAATAATACTTTGCGCAATAACAGCAGATGCGCAGGAACTTTCGACCACTTCGCGAAAAGCTATCAAATATTTTGAAGAGGGACGCAGCAACTTCACGCTCATGTATTACCCGCAAGCCCGCGCAGATTTGCAAAAAGCCATAGCTGCAGACGAGGGTTTTCTGGAAGCATATCTTTTGCTTGCCGACGTTTACAAAGCTACCGATGAGCCGGGTCAGGCTTTAGAAATTTATAAAAAAGTTGTTGCAATCGATCAGTCACATCTTTATCCCGAAGCTTCGTTTTTTACAGGAGTAATTTATTATCAGGAGGCGGAATATTCCACTGCAGTGACCTATTTCGAAAAATTCCTTTCTGCTCCCGGCGCTGCACAGGCACGCATCGCTGATGCCGATTATTTCCTGCGCTGTGCTCTCTTTGCCGAAAAGGCGGTGGCCAACCCTGTCCCTTTCTCACCCGTAAATATCGGAACCGGAATCAATACTGCCGGCGACGAATACATCAATGCGGTTCGCGCCGACGAGCTTACATTATATTTTACAGGACGGCAAATCGGCACCGACGGCAAAAAAGAAGGCGACGATTTTTATTATTCTGTCCGCAGTGCCGACACCATGCCGTGGCCTGCTTCGGTAAAACTCGGTCCACCGATAAATACGCCCGGCGACGAAGGAGCGCTTACCATTAGCTGGGATGGCGGCAATCTGCTTTTTGCAGGCTGCCATTGGGACGATGGTTATGGCAGTTGCGATATTTATGCCTCACGTTTGTCGGGCAACCGGGCCACTCCGCCTGTTAATTTGGGGCCGGTGATTAATACTGCCAAATGGGAATCGCAGCCTTCGCTGGCTGCCGATGGGCGCACGCTCTATTTTGCCAGCACGCGTGGCGGCGGTTACGGTAATTCCGATATTTGGTGCAGCCGCCTGCTCGACGATGGTTCCTGGTCGACGCCTGAAAATCTTGGCGCTGTGATTAATACTTCCGGTTCCGAAATGGCACCTTTTATCCATCCCGACGGACAGACGCTCTACTTTTCGTCCGATCGTCACATTGGCATGGGCGGTATCGATTTGTACGTTTCACGCGCCGACAGCATGGGGCAGTGGAGTGCACCGGTAAATCTCGGATTTCCGATTAATACCGCTGCCGACGAAATAAATATAATCGTTACTGCTTCCGGCCGCAAAGCTTACATCTCTGCCGATCGTTTGGGTGGAATGGGCGGATACGATATTTTTGAATTTCCGCTTCACGAAAGTATCCGGCCTCAGCCTGCTACTTACGCCAAAGGCAAGGTTACCGACGCGGTGACGCATGCACCGCTTGAGGCTTATTTCAGCCTCACGGATTTACTTTACAAAAAAGAAATTGTCCGTTCATTTTCTGATGCTGCCACAGGTGAGTTCATCGTGTGTATCCCGGCCAACCGGCATTATGCGCTAAATGTTTCCCGAAAAGGCTACTTGTTTTATTCCGAAAGTATCTCCATTTCCGGTTTAGCAACTGAGTTGGAACCACACCTTATTAATATAGCACTGCAACCAATCGAAGCTGGTGAGACGATGGTGTTGCGCAATATCTTTTTTGATACGGATAAATATGATCTAAAGGAAACTTCGGTGGTTGAGCTGGAACACCTTGTTGCTTTCCTAAAAAACAATCCGGGCATCGGGGTGCAAATCAGCGGGCACACCGATAGCATTGGCTCGGTGGATTATAATCTTACGCTTTCGCGAAATCGTGCCAAAGCGGTGGTGGATTATTTGACTGATCAAAATATTGCGCCAAAGCGGCTGACATTTCAGGGTTACGCCGATCAGCATCCCGTTGCCGATAACACCACGGAGCAAGGCCGCGCACTCAACCGCCGCACCGAAGTGACGATTTTGTCGGTGGATTAG
- the rplT gene encoding 50S ribosomal protein L20 produces MPRSVNAVASRARRKKILKRVKGQFGRRKNVWTVAKNAYEKGAQYSYRDRRKKKRNFRALWIQRINAGVRQHGMSYSVFMDRLNKNQITLNRKVLADLAMNHPDAFKAVVDAVKD; encoded by the coding sequence ATGCCAAGATCAGTAAATGCAGTAGCATCGCGGGCTCGCCGCAAAAAGATCCTCAAAAGAGTTAAAGGACAATTTGGGCGCCGCAAAAATGTGTGGACCGTAGCTAAGAACGCCTACGAAAAAGGCGCTCAATATTCTTACAGAGACCGCCGCAAGAAAAAAAGGAATTTCAGAGCACTCTGGATTCAGCGTATCAATGCCGGCGTGCGGCAGCATGGAATGTCGTACTCGGTATTCATGGACCGATTGAATAAAAATCAGATCACGCTCAACCGCAAAGTTCTGGCCGACCTGGCCATGAACCATCCCGACGCCTTCAAAGCTGTGGTGGATGCCGTGAAAGATTAA
- a CDS encoding tyrosine-type recombinase/integrase, translated as MLHTFIKYLASNNKRYSAHTIKAYSSDLGQFQDFLSSFYQITDPAKANHHLIRAWLVSLLEAGDTPRTINRKIAALKKFYKFLLSRELIAANPMLKVTAPKTSKDLPGFIKETDMEILLNDVNFGEGFAAMRNKLIIETLYLTGIRVSELTAITVNDIDLNRKLIKINGKGNKQRMVPVVGRLATSLQNYLPLRDKALQNTDAAQTALFTTIKGNDIYPRMVYRVVHNHLTLVSTNHRKSPHMLRHSFATALMNHGAELNAVKDLLGHANLAATQVYTHTTIDKIKSIYKHAHPRA; from the coding sequence ATGCTGCACACTTTTATCAAATATCTGGCTTCTAATAATAAAAGGTACTCTGCCCATACCATCAAAGCCTATAGCAGCGATTTGGGGCAGTTCCAAGACTTTTTATCTTCCTTTTACCAAATCACTGATCCCGCAAAGGCTAACCACCACCTGATTCGTGCCTGGTTAGTTTCATTGCTTGAAGCTGGTGACACCCCCCGAACCATCAATCGCAAAATTGCTGCGCTAAAAAAATTTTACAAATTCTTACTCAGCCGGGAGCTTATCGCTGCCAATCCGATGTTAAAAGTTACAGCACCAAAAACCTCCAAAGACCTTCCTGGTTTCATCAAAGAAACTGATATGGAGATTTTGTTAAACGACGTTAATTTTGGCGAAGGATTCGCTGCTATGCGCAATAAATTAATCATCGAAACACTTTACTTAACCGGCATTCGTGTATCAGAACTAACAGCAATTACCGTGAACGACATCGACCTGAATCGAAAACTGATAAAGATCAACGGAAAAGGTAACAAGCAGCGGATGGTTCCCGTTGTCGGACGGCTGGCAACCAGCTTGCAAAACTATCTGCCACTCCGCGATAAAGCTTTACAAAACACAGACGCTGCGCAAACAGCGCTCTTCACTACCATTAAGGGCAATGATATCTATCCTCGGATGGTTTATCGTGTTGTTCACAATCATTTGACACTGGTGTCTACGAATCACCGCAAAAGCCCTCACATGCTGAGGCATAGCTTTGCAACAGCACTGATGAACCATGGTGCTGAACTAAATGCTGTAAAAGACCTGCTGGGACATGCAAACCTGGCAGCTACACAAGTTTACACACACACTACTATTGATAAAATAAAAAGTATTTACAAACACGCTCATCCACGAGCCTAA
- the infC gene encoding translation initiation factor IF-3, with product MRRQVENPHKINLLIKAPVVRVVGDNVEQDIYNIKDALEIAEKLGLDLVEISPTATPPVCRVIDYKKFLYDQKKKQKEIKAKTVRVVVKEIRLGPNTDEHDFNFKLNHARKFLEEGAKVKVDVFFKGRTIVYKDKGEIILLKFAQELEEVGKVERMPKLEGKRMIMIIAPKK from the coding sequence GTGCGCAGGCAAGTCGAAAATCCACACAAGATCAATCTGCTCATAAAAGCACCCGTCGTGCGGGTGGTTGGTGATAATGTAGAACAGGACATTTATAATATTAAAGATGCATTGGAAATTGCCGAAAAGCTGGGGCTCGATCTTGTGGAGATTTCCCCTACGGCCACTCCACCGGTTTGCCGGGTGATTGATTACAAGAAATTCCTGTACGATCAAAAGAAAAAACAAAAAGAAATTAAAGCCAAAACGGTAAGGGTGGTAGTGAAAGAAATTCGCCTGGGACCCAATACCGACGAACACGACTTTAATTTTAAGCTGAATCATGCCAGGAAATTCCTCGAAGAAGGAGCAAAAGTAAAAGTAGATGTCTTTTTTAAAGGACGCACCATTGTTTATAAAGACAAAGGAGAAATCATTCTGTTGAAATTTGCTCAGGAACTCGAAGAGGTGGGTAAGGTAGAAAGGATGCCCAAGCTCGAAGGCAAGCGCATGATTATGATTATTGCACCCAAGAAATAA
- the rpsU gene encoding 30S ribosomal protein S21: MIIVPVKEGENIERALKKYKRKFEKTGVVKEVRERQKFTKPSIKKRQARMKAIYIQQLRDAEDA; this comes from the coding sequence ATGATTATTGTTCCTGTAAAAGAGGGCGAAAACATAGAAAGAGCGCTCAAGAAGTACAAGAGAAAATTTGAGAAAACTGGCGTAGTTAAAGAAGTAAGAGAACGCCAAAAATTCACAAAACCTTCCATAAAAAAACGTCAGGCGCGCATGAAAGCTATCTATATCCAGCAACTGCGTGACGCTGAAGACGCATAG
- the ffh gene encoding signal recognition particle protein, whose protein sequence is MFENLSEKLERSFQILKGHGHITEINVAETLKEVRKALLDADVSYKIAKDFTEDVKAKALGQNVLTAVSPGQLMVKIVHESLVELMGGTHEELNIKGTPAIILIAGLQGSGKTTFAAKLANYLKQKKGKQPLLVAGDVYRPAAINQLQVLGEQIGVQVYTEEGNKNPVEIAKNAIKHAKNFGHNVVIVDTAGRLAIDAEMMDEISNVKKSINPQETLFVVDAMTGQDAVNTAKAFHDRLDYEGVVLTKLDGDTRGGAALTVRSVVEKPIKFVGIGEKIDALDVFYPSRMADRILGMGDIVSLVEKAQEQFDEEEAKVLQRKIARNQFNFNDFLQQIKQIKKMGNVKDLMSMIPGMGKAIKNLDIDDDSFKEIEAIIYSMTPTEREDPKIINGSRRRRIAGGSGADIQEVNRLIKQFEETRKMMQMMTKGGGKNMMKMMQRMKAR, encoded by the coding sequence ATGTTTGAAAATTTAAGCGAAAAACTCGAACGATCCTTCCAGATATTGAAGGGCCACGGGCATATTACCGAAATAAACGTTGCAGAAACACTTAAGGAAGTTCGCAAGGCATTGCTCGATGCCGACGTCAGCTATAAGATTGCTAAAGATTTTACTGAGGATGTGAAAGCCAAGGCGCTTGGTCAAAACGTGCTCACTGCCGTTTCGCCGGGTCAGTTGATGGTGAAAATCGTGCATGAAAGCCTGGTGGAGCTGATGGGCGGCACCCACGAAGAACTCAACATCAAAGGTACTCCCGCCATCATACTCATCGCCGGATTACAAGGTAGCGGTAAAACGACTTTTGCCGCTAAGCTGGCCAATTATCTGAAACAAAAAAAAGGGAAACAGCCGCTTTTGGTCGCAGGCGACGTTTACCGTCCCGCTGCTATCAATCAGCTACAGGTGCTGGGCGAGCAAATTGGCGTGCAGGTTTACACCGAAGAGGGCAATAAAAACCCTGTTGAAATTGCTAAAAACGCAATAAAACACGCCAAAAATTTCGGGCATAATGTAGTGATCGTTGATACCGCAGGCCGCTTGGCCATTGATGCGGAGATGATGGATGAGATCAGCAACGTGAAGAAAAGCATCAATCCACAGGAAACACTTTTTGTGGTGGATGCCATGACTGGTCAGGATGCTGTGAATACTGCCAAAGCTTTCCACGACCGCCTGGATTACGAAGGGGTGGTTTTGACAAAGCTCGATGGCGACACACGTGGCGGTGCGGCCCTCACGGTTCGTTCGGTAGTGGAGAAGCCTATCAAATTTGTGGGAATCGGCGAAAAGATTGACGCACTCGACGTGTTTTATCCCAGTCGTATGGCCGACCGAATTCTGGGGATGGGCGACATTGTTTCGTTGGTGGAGAAAGCACAGGAGCAATTCGACGAAGAAGAAGCCAAAGTTCTGCAACGCAAGATCGCCAGAAATCAATTCAACTTTAATGACTTCCTGCAGCAAATCAAGCAAATCAAAAAGATGGGCAACGTCAAGGATTTGATGAGCATGATCCCGGGCATGGGCAAGGCCATCAAAAATCTCGACATCGACGACGACTCATTTAAAGAAATTGAAGCCATCATTTATTCGATGACGCCCACCGAACGCGAAGATCCCAAGATCATCAACGGCAGCCGCCGTCGCAGAATTGCCGGTGGCTCCGGAGCGGACATTCAGGAAGTAAACCGGCTCATCAAGCAGTTTGAAGAAACCCGCAAAATGATGCAAATGATGACAAAAGGCGGTGGTAAGAATATGATGAAAATGATGCAGCGCATGAAAGCACGATAA
- a CDS encoding PKD domain-containing protein, whose product MKKIQLFLMLIFAVFYASAQRSVTATSFAITINNCDNTGVADDKSELDLIANFKADKTYGGVPLTVQFTDRSQGAVTKYEWRFGDGSVDTAKNPVHVYQQPGIYTVKLRIWGADSTTSLASKPDFIRASGYGSCDSLNYRIPGSYYLYRVASPDHGYLSGNNSRGDLAKATLYQVNEDKGLLMGGVFDFAWATQSLSNDVPVVFKIWDNDGADNSPGTVLDQATVPLSHIVFDVENHLSTVVFFDQWAHIQKDFFMGFEMPQIAGDTIALFTNKITAVNHSDSWEQTSAGAWRTYQQGNPGLDVNHAMYPIICKATGIANDLLLQDILVYPVPAKDQVYVSILNPNIKNLNLQLLDVSGRIANCKLTPISAGYVIDVQQLTRGMYFLRIQTGDDITTRKIVIE is encoded by the coding sequence ATGAAAAAAATCCAACTGTTTTTAATGCTGATCTTTGCTGTGTTTTATGCCTCAGCGCAGCGGTCAGTTACGGCAACCTCTTTTGCAATAACCATTAATAACTGCGACAACACCGGGGTGGCTGACGACAAATCTGAACTGGATTTGATCGCCAATTTTAAGGCCGATAAAACGTACGGTGGAGTTCCTCTAACCGTCCAATTTACCGATCGTAGCCAGGGCGCAGTAACAAAATACGAATGGCGTTTTGGCGATGGCTCTGTCGATACAGCAAAAAATCCGGTGCATGTGTATCAGCAGCCAGGGATTTACACCGTAAAGCTACGTATTTGGGGTGCCGATTCTACCACCAGTCTGGCCTCGAAACCTGATTTTATTCGCGCATCTGGTTACGGGTCGTGCGATTCGCTCAACTACCGGATTCCCGGAAGCTATTATTTGTATCGCGTAGCTTCACCCGATCATGGCTATCTTTCGGGCAACAACTCGCGAGGCGATCTGGCGAAAGCCACACTTTATCAGGTGAACGAAGACAAAGGTTTGCTCATGGGCGGCGTGTTCGATTTTGCCTGGGCGACACAATCTTTGTCCAACGATGTGCCGGTAGTTTTTAAAATATGGGATAACGATGGCGCTGATAATAGTCCCGGAACCGTTCTCGATCAGGCTACGGTGCCGCTCTCTCATATTGTTTTTGATGTCGAAAATCATTTATCCACGGTTGTCTTCTTCGATCAATGGGCGCATATCCAAAAAGATTTTTTTATGGGCTTCGAGATGCCGCAGATTGCCGGCGATACGATTGCTTTGTTTACCAATAAAATAACGGCAGTTAACCACAGCGATTCCTGGGAGCAAACTTCCGCCGGAGCCTGGCGCACCTACCAGCAGGGCAATCCTGGTTTGGATGTAAATCACGCCATGTATCCAATTATTTGTAAAGCCACCGGCATTGCTAATGATCTGCTTTTGCAGGATATTCTGGTTTACCCTGTGCCTGCAAAAGATCAGGTTTACGTTTCCATTCTTAATCCCAACATCAAAAACCTGAACCTGCAGCTACTCGATGTTTCGGGAAGAATAGCAAATTGTAAACTAACGCCGATTTCTGCCGGCTATGTAATCGATGTGCAGCAGCTCACCCGCGGAATGTATTTTCTTAGAATACAAACAGGTGATGATATTACCACCCGAAAAATAGTGATAGAGTAG
- the thrS gene encoding threonine--tRNA ligase gives MIKITLPDNSIRKYEAGVTGLEIASSISEGLARNVLSAKVDGEVWDATRPIDHDAHVQLLTWNDKEGKSTMWHSSAHLMAEAIEALYPGAKFGIGPDIENGFYYDVDTGDHVITDADLPRIEARMKELAKQKQTFSRREVSKQEALDYFNKKGDEYKLELINELEDGTITFYESGGFVDLCRGPHVPDTSQIKAIKLTSIAGAYWRGDEKRKQLTRIYGITFPKNKELEDYLHLLEEAKKRDHRRLGKELEIFTFSQKVGLGLPLWLPKGAELRERLETFLKKVQKEAGYQPVITPHIGNVELYKTSGHFQKYGQESFRPITTPVEGEEFFLKPMNCPHHCEIYKYKPHSYKDLPIRYAEFGTVYRYEQSGELHGLTRVRGFTQDDAHIFCTPDQVKDEFKAVMAIVMKIFKALDFDNFVTQISLRDPENREKYIGTDENWEKAEKAILEVAEETGLETVVAYGEAAFYGPKMDFMVKDALGRSWQLGTIQVDYNLPDRFELEYIGSDNEKHRPVMIHRAPFGSMERFVAVLIEHCAGKFPLWLAPVQAIILPISEKYQAYAEKVLSLLHYSDVRVEIDTRSEKTGKKIRDAEMQRIPFMLIVGEKEETDGTVSVRKQGEGDMGAFSVDGFAELIRDEVEKLVSNKN, from the coding sequence ATGATTAAGATAACGTTACCGGATAATAGTATCAGGAAGTATGAAGCGGGAGTTACCGGACTGGAAATAGCATCAAGCATCAGTGAAGGACTTGCCCGCAATGTGCTTTCAGCCAAAGTCGACGGAGAGGTGTGGGATGCCACCCGCCCCATCGACCACGACGCCCATGTGCAACTGCTCACATGGAACGATAAAGAAGGTAAATCCACCATGTGGCATTCGTCGGCACACCTGATGGCTGAGGCTATCGAAGCGCTTTATCCGGGTGCTAAATTTGGCATCGGTCCTGATATCGAAAATGGCTTTTATTATGATGTCGATACCGGCGACCATGTAATTACCGACGCTGACCTTCCGCGCATCGAAGCCAGGATGAAAGAGCTGGCAAAGCAAAAACAAACCTTCAGCCGGCGCGAAGTTTCCAAACAGGAAGCCCTTGATTATTTTAATAAAAAAGGTGACGAATATAAACTGGAGCTGATAAATGAACTGGAAGACGGCACAATTACTTTTTACGAGTCAGGCGGCTTTGTTGATCTCTGTCGCGGCCCTCATGTTCCCGACACCAGCCAGATTAAAGCTATTAAACTTACCAGCATAGCCGGTGCTTACTGGCGTGGCGACGAAAAGCGCAAGCAGCTCACACGTATTTACGGAATTACTTTTCCCAAAAACAAAGAGCTCGAAGATTATCTGCATCTGCTTGAAGAAGCCAAAAAACGCGATCATCGCCGATTAGGCAAAGAACTCGAGATATTTACTTTTTCACAAAAAGTAGGGTTGGGATTGCCGCTTTGGCTGCCCAAGGGTGCCGAGTTGCGCGAACGTTTGGAAACGTTTCTGAAAAAAGTTCAGAAAGAAGCCGGCTACCAGCCTGTGATTACCCCGCACATCGGAAACGTGGAGCTTTACAAAACCTCCGGGCATTTTCAGAAATATGGCCAGGAGTCATTTCGCCCCATCACTACGCCGGTAGAAGGCGAGGAGTTTTTTCTGAAACCAATGAATTGTCCACATCACTGCGAGATTTATAAATATAAACCCCATTCATACAAAGACCTGCCAATTCGCTACGCCGAGTTTGGAACCGTTTATCGCTACGAGCAAAGCGGCGAGCTGCACGGTCTTACCCGCGTGCGTGGGTTTACCCAGGACGACGCCCATATTTTCTGCACTCCCGACCAGGTGAAAGATGAGTTTAAAGCCGTGATGGCAATTGTGATGAAAATCTTCAAGGCCCTCGACTTTGATAATTTTGTAACTCAGATTTCACTGCGCGACCCCGAAAACAGAGAAAAATATATTGGCACCGACGAGAATTGGGAAAAAGCCGAGAAAGCTATCCTGGAAGTTGCAGAGGAGACAGGACTGGAAACAGTGGTAGCCTATGGCGAAGCTGCTTTTTATGGTCCCAAGATGGATTTTATGGTAAAAGATGCTTTGGGGCGAAGCTGGCAACTGGGCACCATTCAGGTGGATTATAACTTGCCCGATCGTTTCGAGCTTGAGTACATTGGCAGCGACAACGAGAAACATCGTCCAGTGATGATCCATCGTGCGCCTTTTGGTTCAATGGAGCGTTTTGTGGCCGTACTCATCGAGCACTGTGCCGGTAAGTTTCCACTTTGGCTGGCTCCGGTTCAGGCTATCATATTGCCTATCAGCGAAAAATACCAGGCGTACGCAGAAAAAGTTTTATCTTTGCTGCATTATTCTGATGTCCGCGTCGAGATAGACACCCGCAGCGAGAAAACCGGAAAGAAAATCAGGGATGCCGAAATGCAGCGAATTCCTTTTATGCTCATCGTGGGCGAAAAAGAAGAAACGGACGGAACCGTATCGGTAAGAAAGCAGGGCGAAGGCGACATGGGTGCATTCTCAGTGGATGGTTTTGCAGAATTAATTCGTGATGAAGTCGAAAAATTAGTTTCAAATAAAAATTAA
- a CDS encoding bifunctional 5,10-methylenetetrahydrofolate dehydrogenase/5,10-methenyltetrahydrofolate cyclohydrolase translates to MKLIDGKKTAAEIKLEIKAEVAGYIDKNDIAPHLAAIMVGEDAASETYVAHKESDCKSVGMVSSIYRLSKDVSELKLLETIDFINNDDDIHGLIVQLPLPRHINVDHVIDKINPAKDVDGFHPVNIGRMVLGQPTYLPATPFGIMELLKRYKIETSGKNVVVLGRSNIVGTPLSIMLSRKANPGNATVTMCHSKSAGLKEIAANADILIAAIGQPGFVTEDMVKDGATVIDVGIHRVASPDTKSGFKLVGDVDFEKVARKAAYITPVPGGVGPMTRVALLLNTLKAFKLKTGIS, encoded by the coding sequence ATGAAACTTATTGATGGCAAAAAAACGGCAGCGGAGATCAAATTAGAGATCAAAGCAGAGGTAGCCGGATACATCGACAAAAACGATATCGCGCCTCATTTGGCTGCTATTATGGTGGGAGAGGATGCTGCCAGCGAAACTTATGTGGCTCACAAAGAGTCGGATTGCAAAAGTGTAGGCATGGTTTCTTCCATTTACCGACTGAGCAAAGACGTTTCGGAACTCAAGCTGCTCGAGACCATCGACTTTATCAACAATGACGACGACATCCACGGACTCATCGTGCAGTTGCCGCTACCACGCCACATTAACGTCGATCACGTTATCGATAAAATTAATCCTGCCAAAGACGTCGACGGTTTTCATCCCGTGAATATCGGCAGGATGGTGCTTGGGCAGCCTACCTATTTGCCAGCCACACCTTTCGGAATTATGGAGCTGCTGAAGCGATACAAAATCGAAACTTCCGGGAAAAACGTTGTAGTGCTCGGCCGCAGCAATATCGTAGGAACTCCACTCAGCATTATGCTTTCGCGCAAAGCAAATCCCGGCAACGCAACGGTTACCATGTGTCACAGCAAGTCGGCAGGGCTTAAAGAAATTGCGGCCAACGCTGATATCCTCATAGCGGCCATCGGTCAGCCTGGGTTTGTTACCGAAGACATGGTAAAAGATGGTGCTACAGTCATCGACGTTGGCATCCATCGGGTGGCTTCGCCGGATACCAAATCCGGTTTCAAGCTCGTTGGTGATGTCGATTTCGAAAAGGTTGCACGCAAGGCTGCTTACATTACTCCCGTTCCGGGCGGAGTAGGTCCGATGACCCGCGTAGCGCTTTTGCTAAACACACTCAAAGCTTTCAAATTAAAAACAGGGATTTCTTAA
- the rpmI gene encoding 50S ribosomal protein L35 produces MPKMKTKSSAKKRFTFTGTGKIKRRHAYKSHILTKKSKKRKRNLGYFAMVDSADVKNVKSMLSK; encoded by the coding sequence ATGCCGAAGATGAAAACGAAGTCCAGTGCCAAAAAAAGGTTCACCTTTACTGGTACTGGAAAGATTAAACGCAGACATGCATACAAAAGTCACATTTTGACCAAGAAGTCGAAAAAGCGCAAACGTAACCTGGGTTACTTCGCCATGGTTGACAGCGCCGACGTAAAGAATGTAAAAAGTATGCTTTCGAAGTAG
- a CDS encoding 7-carboxy-7-deazaguanine synthase QueE has product MSKLITDNPEQNQLLEQGLLLPLMEEFYTLQGEGYNTGEAAWFIRIGGCDVGCRWCDVKESWNPKLHPLTATDSIVAHAIENPSSAVVVTGGEPLMYNLDYLCRQLRGKGCKTYLETSGAYPLTGEWDWICLSPKKNMAPRQNIISRADELKVIIYNDSDIAWAEEYAAQVSPACRLFLQPEWSRAKYITPVIIDYVMKNPKWKISLQTHKFMKIP; this is encoded by the coding sequence TTGAGTAAACTCATCACTGATAATCCCGAACAAAACCAACTGCTCGAACAGGGACTCTTGCTTCCGCTCATGGAAGAATTTTATACCCTTCAGGGCGAAGGTTACAATACCGGCGAGGCGGCCTGGTTTATCCGCATCGGTGGCTGCGACGTAGGTTGCCGCTGGTGTGATGTAAAAGAATCGTGGAATCCAAAGCTTCATCCCCTCACAGCCACCGACAGTATTGTGGCGCATGCCATCGAAAATCCTTCTTCAGCAGTGGTGGTTACCGGTGGTGAGCCGCTCATGTACAACCTCGATTATTTGTGCCGGCAGCTAAGAGGCAAGGGCTGCAAAACCTATTTGGAAACTTCCGGCGCCTATCCGCTCACAGGCGAATGGGACTGGATTTGTCTCTCGCCAAAGAAAAATATGGCGCCCCGCCAGAATATCATCAGCCGGGCCGACGAATTAAAAGTGATCATCTATAACGATAGTGACATTGCCTGGGCCGAGGAATATGCCGCTCAGGTTTCTCCCGCGTGCAGGCTTTTTCTTCAGCCCGAATGGAGCCGCGCCAAATACATCACGCCCGTAATTATCGATTATGTGATGAAAAATCCAAAGTGGAAAATCTCATTGCAAACGCATAAATTTATGAAGATTCCGTAA
- the raiA gene encoding ribosome-associated translation inhibitor RaiA: MQIDIRSIHFKTDKKLDDFINEKVSKLAQYYDGVLAAEIALKLANIEGGENKIAEIKLAIPGNDLYASKQSRSFEEATDGAVDALRKQLIRHKEKVRKV, translated from the coding sequence ATGCAAATAGACATTCGCTCAATTCATTTCAAAACAGACAAAAAGCTGGATGATTTTATCAACGAAAAAGTCTCGAAACTCGCGCAATACTACGATGGGGTATTAGCAGCCGAAATTGCCTTGAAGCTGGCCAACATCGAAGGAGGGGAAAATAAAATTGCAGAAATAAAATTAGCCATTCCAGGCAACGATTTGTATGCCAGCAAGCAGAGCAGATCCTTTGAAGAAGCCACCGATGGAGCCGTTGATGCCTTGCGCAAACAACTCATCAGGCACAAGGAAAAAGTGAGAAAAGTTTAA